Proteins encoded by one window of Puntigrus tetrazona isolate hp1 chromosome 17, ASM1883169v1, whole genome shotgun sequence:
- the chst15 gene encoding carbohydrate sulfotransferase 15, translating to MDHRYWFLDGLDDRKPAFLHSSNRWMGVLTVIENNRAQQQAWGPWTLRSVRKIKILSFLFGLMVTVLIMASYILTRDQKGLFLTPSPYHLTVETHPAQLPLNLSFSTDYRVVREVVSSIVAKVDFSQRRVPDLREVKEKEPNIFSAIPRKFLPHLKNPCWYEEFFGNVTADPYGKNLYALYSKRFQAIYDHLRRAFPAHLHQHAGRQFRLRCLPFFYIIGQPKCGTTDLYDRLRLHPEVHFTTMKEPHWWTRKRFGIIRLSNGFHNPYPLNDYLDLFDQAANQIQDHLTSNSSRTHKKVDIIIGEASASTMWDNNAWVYFYNNGTEVDPPFLVQDFIRAVQPDARFIVMLRDPVERLYSDYLYFGMANKSVEDFHERVSESLHLFEGCLAERSIRSCIYNTTLNNLMPVRLQVGLYVIYLLDWLSVFSREQILILRLEDHAANRKITMRRVFEFLQLGPLTLQKEADITKSPASNTRRPANRNLGPMLPITKEILKSFYEPFNQRLAQVLRDPAFLWM from the exons ATGGACCACAGGTATTGGTTTCTCGATGGCCTGGATGACAGAAAGCCTGCGTTTTTGCACTCCAGCAACAGGTGGATGGGTGTATTGACTGTCATAGAGAACAACAGAGCGCAACAACAAGCATGGGGCCCGTGGACACTCAGGTCTGTACGGAAAATCAAAATCTTAAGCTTCCTTTTCGGACTTATGGTCACCGTTCTCATCATGGCATCCTACATCTTGACGAGGGACCAGAAAGGGCTCTTTTTAACACCATCACCGTATCACCTCACTGTGGAGACTCATCCGGCTCAGCTGCCCCTTAATCTGTCCTTCTCTACAGACTACAGAGTTGTGAGAGAGGTGGTAAGCAGCATTGTGGCCAAAGTGGATTTCAGTCAGAGAAGAGTGCCTGACCTGAGAGAAGTGAAAGAGAAGGAGCCAAAT ATATTCTCTGCAATTCCTCGCAAATTTCTTCCCCATCTAAAGAACCCCTGCTGGTATGAAGAATTCTTTGGGAATGTCACAGCTGATCCGTATGGGAAAAACCTGTATGCTCTTTATTCAAAGCGTTTCCAAGCAATATATGACCACCTGCGCAGAGCGTTTCCGGCTCACCTGCATCAGCATGCAGGTAGACAGTTTCGCCTGCGGTGCCTGCCTTTCTTTTACATCATCGGCCAGCCCAAGTGTGGCACCACGGATCTCTACGACCGGCTACGGCTTCATCCAGAGGTCCATTTCACCACTATGAAGGAGCCACACTGGTGGACAAGAAAGAGATTTG GTATCATCAGGCTGAGTAATGGTTTTCATAACCCCTATCCACTGAATGATTACCTGGACCTTTTTGAccaagcagccaatcagattcaagatCACTTGACAAGCAACTCCTCCAGAACCCACAAAAAAGTGGACATTATAATTg GTGAAGCGAGTGCATCCACAATGTGGGACAATAACGCTTGGGTTTATTTCTACAACAACGGAACGGAGGTGGATCCTCCTTTTCTTGTGCAAGACTTCATTCGTGCTGTCCAACCAGATGCCAGATTCATTGTGATGCTCAGAGACCCAGTGGAAAG GCTTTACTCAGACTATCTGTACTTTGGCATGGCTAATAAATCTGTGGAGGATTTTCACGAACGAGTATCGGAGTCACTGCACCTGTTTGAGGGCTGTTTGGCTGAGAGGTCCATCCGTTCCTGCATTTACAATACCACTCTCAACAACCTGATGCCT gtGAGGCTTCAGGTGGGACTATATGTCATATACCTGCTGGACTGGCTGAGTGTTTTCAGTAGAGAGCAGATACTCATCCTACGACTCGAGGATCATGCTGCTAACCGAAAAATTACTATGCGTAGGGTCTTTGAATTTCTACAGCTGG GACCTCTTACCCTGCAGAAGGAAGCAGACATCACAAAGAGCCCCGCCTCCAACACCAGACGGCCAGCCAATCGAAATCTTGGCCCAATGCTGCCCATAACCAAGGAGATCTTGAAAAGCTTCTACGAGCCTTTTAACCAACGCCTGGCCCAAGTGCTAAGGGACCCTGCTTTTTTGTGGATGTAG